Below is a genomic region from Candidatus Cloacimonadota bacterium.
CTTGTTTTGATGATAAGTTCATTGCATCTTTTAATTTGTCAGTTGCGAGTCCAGAAATCTCACTTACTATATCTTCATCTACTAGATCACATTCAAAGTCTTTCTTTTCTTTACTTGCTTTTGCAATAAACTCTTTTTCAAATTCAACAATTTTCTTAATTTCATTATTAGCAATCTCTAAAGCCTGGAGCATCTTCTTCTCTGAAATTTCTTTAGCGTTTCCCTCAACCATCATAATTGCATTCTCTTTTCCGGCAACAGCTAATTCAAGTTCTGAATTTTCTAATTGTTCAGTAGTAGGATTAACAATAAATTTATCATTAACTAATCCGATATTAACTCCAGCAATTGGACCGTGAAAGGGAATTTCAGATATAGATAATGCAACAGAAGCTCCAATCATTCCCAGAATATCAGGAGAATTGACTTTATCATAAGAAAGAACTGTTGCAATTATTTGCAACTCGTTGCGAAAGCCCTCTGGGAAAAGTGGTCTAATTGGTCTATCAATAAGTCTCGCAGAAAGTGTAGCAGTTGTTGATGGTCTCGCTTCTCTTTTAAAGAATCCTCCTGGAATCTTTCCTGCTGCATACATCTTCTCAACAAAATCAACGCTCAAAGGAAAGAAATCTATATCCGCTTTTCTTTCCTTTGAAACTGCTGCGGTCACTAAAACTACCGTCCCACCATATTGAACCAATACTGAACCGCTTGTTTGTTTAGCCATTCTCCCTGTTTCCAGAATCAGACTTCTTCCAGCAAAATCAGTTTCCATACGAATTATCTTATTATTATACATTGTTTCCTTTCTTAATATTTAGCCACAAACACAAAAAACTTGTGAATTAGTAAATTTGTAAATCAGTGAACTAGTTAATTGACAGGCGAATAGATAATCAAATAAATAATTAATCAGTTTACTAATTCACTATATTACTTTCTTAAGTTAAGTGCTTTAATTAGTTTTCTATAACGATTGACATTCTTTTTTTTGATGTAATCTAAGAGTCTTCTTCTTCTGCCAATCAATTGCAGAAGTCCCCTTCTGGAGTGATGATCCTTTTTATGAATTTTTAAATGCTCAGTAATACTAAAGATTCGTTGTGTGAGAAGGGCTATCTGTACTTCAGCAGAGCCTGTATCCGTTTCATGTATTCTAAACTCTTGCATTATTGATTTTTTAGTTTCCTTATTCAATGGCACCTTTCCTCCTAAATTTATTTTAAGGATTTAACGAAATCCCTTAAGACATCCTG
It encodes:
- the rpsO gene encoding 30S ribosomal protein S15 produces the protein MPLNKETKKSIMQEFRIHETDTGSAEVQIALLTQRIFSITEHLKIHKKDHHSRRGLLQLIGRRRRLLDYIKKKNVNRYRKLIKALNLRK